Proteins encoded by one window of Melopsittacus undulatus isolate bMelUnd1 chromosome 21, bMelUnd1.mat.Z, whole genome shotgun sequence:
- the FIGNL2 gene encoding fidgetin-like protein 2, translating to MHWSPEHAQSLNQWPEQHLDVSSTTSSPAHKPDLYPSTRQRFNYAWANDDISALTASNLLKRYAEKYSGVLDVPYERPALGAYGDGAFGPVNGQKGDGEPWPGAHGSDGSYPLTPIHDGLPGTKGVVPPASGGAIGLSGSPVVPTGLTDPMYPGNSCGGAATGSAGIGSTQEYPSGYGGTYLPSGYCTQPAAALPPPHPPALHGSGLLQPPHPSPALVPGYGSSGAMYNYTAGSYPPQPGYGSIHPPHPSASYLPSGIAAPTPIPAPPPAARPPGVPGYGYQGAGLAPLAVPPLGTEAAGALKRKAFEEDEGEGRYRKYSYEQPKSPYPLSDNGECRGNGFGGSAESPQVAFKPGKRPSGAGNAEEHSGKYSGQPMKGMVSPPYGTGDAPLANGERATEPGPPFPLRLPPKAPLFSSAAVEEQPKNIDPLVLELVNTKIVERGPPVQWTDIAGQVSVKATIEEELVWPILRPGAYTGAGRPPRTILLFGPRGTGKTLLSRCISTQLGSTLLKLSGTALLSTWKAEAEQILQTVFFVASCRQPAVVLITEAEALLLARAGEDVSGLKSQLLSYLDDVSTSSEQNVVVIGTTARPGSMDEASHRRFAKRFYICPPDSIARRQILHHTLAQQSCCLSEREMSSLVQHTESFSGSELVQLCQRAGATTLHGLQGQLQPPSYQDLEKLFCKVRPAASQKELDLFLEWDKLYGTRH from the coding sequence ATGCACTGGTCACCAGAGCATGCCCAGTCCCTGAACCAGTGGCCGGAGCAGCATCTCGACGTGTCCTCCACCACCTCATCCCCAGCCCACAAACCCGACCTCTACCCCAGCACCCGCCAGCGCTTCAACTACGCCTGGGCCAACGATGACATCTCGGCGCTCACGGCCTCCAACCTCCTCAAGAGGTACGCAGAGAAGTACTCGGGGGTGCTGGATGTGCCCTACGAGCGCCCGGCGCTCGGTGCCTATGGGGACGGAGCCTTCGGGCCGGTGAACGGGCAGAAAGGGGATGGGGAGCCCTGGCCGGGGGCGCACGGCTCCGACGGCTCCTACCCGCTGACCCCCATCCACGATGGGCTCCCCGGCACCAAGGGGGTGGTGCCCCCCGCCAGCGGTGGGGCCATCGGGCTCAGCGGCTCCCCCGTGGTACCCACCGGCCTCACCGATCCCATGTATCCCGGTAACTCCTGCGGAGGAGCCGCCACCGGCTCCGCCGGGATCGGATCAACTCAGGAGTATCCCTCAGGTTACGGTGGCACCTATTTACCCTCCGGCTACTGCACCCAGCCAGCGGCAGCGCTGCCCCCTCCGCACCCCCCTGCCCTCCATGGCTCAGGCCTCCTGCAGCCCCCGCACCCATCTCCTGCCCTGGTGCCAGGCTACGGCTCCTCCGGCGCCATGTACAACTACACAGCCGGCAGCTACCCACCGCAGCCAGGCTACGGGAGCATCCACCCGCCCCATCCCTCGGCTTCCTACCTGCCCTCCGGCATCGCGGCGCCCACCCCGATCCCGGCACCGCCGCCGGCTGCCCGCCCGCCCGGTGTCCCCGGCTATGGGTACCAGGGCGCCGGCTTGGCCCCGCTGGCCGTGCCCCCCCTCGGCACCGAGGCGGCCGGCGCGCTGAAGAGGAAGGCGTTCGAGGAGGATGAAGGGGAGGGCAGGTACAGGAAATACAGCTACGAGCAGCCAAAGTCCCCCTACCCCCTGTCGGACAACGGCGAGTGCCGCGGCAATGGCTTCGGAGGCAGCGCCGAGTCCCCGCAGGTGGCCTTCAAGCCCGGGAAGCGGCCGTCGGGAGCCGGGAATGCCGAGGAGCACAGCGGCAAGTACAGCGGGCAGCCCATGAAGGGGATGGTCTCACCGCCCTACGGCACCGGGGATGCGCCTCTCGCCAACGGGGAACGGGCGACGGAGCCGGGGCCCCCGTTCCCACTGCGCCTGCCCCCCAAAGCCCCGCTCTTCAGCAGCGCAGCTGTGGAGGAGCAGCCCAAGAACATCGACCCcttggtgctggagctggtgaaCACCAAGATCGTGGAGCGGGGGCCGCCCGTGCAGTGGACGGACATCGCCGGGCAGGTCTCTGTGAAGGCCACCATCGAGGAGGAGCTGGTGTGGCCCATCCTGCGCCCCGGTGCCTACACCGGTGCGGGCCGGCCGCCCCGCACCATCCTGCTCTTCGGTCCCCGCGGCACGGGGAAGACGCTGCTGAGCCGCTGCATCTCCACGCAGCTGGGCTCCACCTTGCTGAAGCTCAGCggcacagccctgctctccACCTGGAAAGCCGAGGCCGAGCAGATCCTGCAGACCGTGTTCTTCGTGGCCAGCTGCCGGCAGCCCGCGGTGGTGCTCATCACCGAGGCCGaggccctgctgctggcacGGGCCGGCGAGGACGTCAGCGGCCTCAAGTCCCAGCTCCTTTCCTACCTGGACGACGTCTCTACCTCATCGGAGCAGAACGTGGTGGTCATCGGGACCACGGCCAGGCCCGGCAGCATGGATGAAGCTTCCCACCGGCGCTTCGCCAAGCGCTTCTACATCTGCCCCCCGGACAGCATCGCCCGCAGGCAGATCCTGCATCACACCCtggctcagcagagctgctgcctgagcGAGCGGGAGATGTCCTCCCTGGTGCAGCACACGGAGAGCTTCTCGGGCAGCGAGCTGGTGCAGCTGTGCCAGCGCGCCGGAGCCACCACGctgcatgggctgcaggggcagctccagccccccTCATACCAGGACTTGGAGAAGCTGTTCTGCAAGGTGCgtcctgctgcctcccagaAGGAGCTGGACTTGTTCCTGGAATGGGATAAACTCTATGGCACCAGGCACTGA